The Saccharopolyspora gloriosae genome has a segment encoding these proteins:
- a CDS encoding PD-(D/E)XK nuclease family protein — MQGQLGLEGIPGKLVRVTPAKLANWDGCPRKFRMTYLDRPTPSRSGARANATLGAVVHNALKAFFELPVAQRTPEKAVLLVRQCWKSDGFADFEQADEYRGRAQRWVADYVERLGPDADPVAVERWVSAPTGTIIAEGRVDRIDRRNGALVIVDYKTGRRAATDEDARNSRALALYAVAARKTLRGKTGRVELHHLPTGRVGVWEHTQASLDEHVRAAERSAAELQAASDTFDEGDGRSAFPPKPGAQCAWCEFRAHCPEGQQAAEAAAPWAGLAE; from the coding sequence GTGCAGGGACAGCTCGGCCTCGAAGGCATCCCCGGCAAGCTCGTCCGGGTCACTCCGGCGAAGCTCGCCAACTGGGACGGTTGCCCGCGCAAGTTCCGCATGACCTACCTGGATCGTCCGACGCCGTCCCGATCCGGTGCCCGCGCCAACGCCACGCTCGGTGCCGTGGTGCACAACGCGCTGAAGGCCTTTTTCGAGCTCCCGGTCGCCCAGCGGACCCCCGAGAAAGCGGTGCTGCTGGTCCGGCAGTGCTGGAAGAGCGACGGTTTCGCCGACTTCGAGCAGGCCGACGAGTACCGCGGGCGCGCACAGCGGTGGGTCGCCGACTACGTCGAACGGCTCGGGCCGGACGCGGACCCCGTCGCGGTGGAGCGGTGGGTGTCGGCTCCGACGGGCACGATCATCGCGGAGGGCCGGGTGGACCGCATCGATCGGCGTAACGGCGCGCTGGTCATCGTCGACTACAAAACCGGCAGACGCGCGGCTACCGACGAGGACGCGCGGAATTCCAGAGCGCTCGCGCTGTACGCGGTCGCCGCGCGCAAGACGCTGCGCGGGAAGACCGGGCGGGTCGAACTGCACCACCTGCCCACCGGCCGAGTCGGGGTGTGGGAGCACACCCAAGCCTCCCTCGACGAGCACGTGCGAGCGGCGGAGCGTTCGGCGGCGGAACTCCAAGCCGCCTCCGACACGTTCGACGAGGGGGACGGACGATCGGCCTTCCCGCCGAAGCCCGGCGCGCAATGCGCGTGGTGCGAATTCCGGGCGCACTGCCCGGAGGGGCAGCAGGCGGCGGAGGCCGCCGCGCCGTGGGCCGGGTTGGCCGAGTGA